One genomic window of Pecten maximus chromosome 3, xPecMax1.1, whole genome shotgun sequence includes the following:
- the LOC117324572 gene encoding sodium-coupled monocarboxylate transporter 1-like, producing the protein MHHYQYTILNSSILFIVVFGVIAVGIAYTLQYMPGPITQITLAIFGACGGPMAGLFFLGGLFPNANWIGALVGSITAITLNMWIAVGGRLFGSAAIRLEPITTRGCFLNDSSIYPMLNSTSVSSTMLNSTIATMDISNSVTDMVETSLDNVFPIYNISYMWYGLIGFIVTILLGLVVSCATVCL; encoded by the exons atGCATCACTACCAATATACAATACTCAATTCCTCTATTCTTTTCA TCGTTGTTTTTGGTGTTATTGCTGTTGGTATCGCCtatacattacaatacatgCCCGGTCCTATCACTCAG ATAACGCTTGCCATTTTTGGTGCCTGTGGAGGGCCAATGGCCGGTTTATTCTTCCTTGGAGGACTATTTCCCAATGCTAATTGGATT GGTGCTTTAGTAGGGAGCATCACGGCTATAACATTAAATATGTGGATAGCAGTTGGTGGTCGACTATTCGGAAGTGCTGCAATTCGACTAGAACCGATTACCACCAGAGGGTGTTTTCTAAACGACTCCTCAATTTATCCAATGTTGAACAGCACCAGTGTGTCGTCCACCATGTTGAACAGCACAATTGCAACCATGGACATTTCGAACTCGGTAACAGACATGGTTGAAACATCGCT cgaCAATGTTTTTCCAATCTACAATATATCTTACATGTGGTATGGACTCATCGGCTTTATAGTGACTATTTTACTTGGTTTAGTGGTCAGCTGTGCTACAG TTTGTTTATGA